Proteins from a single region of Nomia melanderi isolate GNS246 chromosome 9, iyNomMela1, whole genome shotgun sequence:
- the LOC116432777 gene encoding transmembrane and ubiquitin-like domain-containing protein 1, with translation MTLIEGVGDEVTDFFIVMVVLLIGWLAWCSTSIIDQPLVRTVFILQHGTRTRIAELRSNHQSVTSFNRPPNLEISEEESAEPITDDNSDNAQSCPEPSVADTNGEVSPETHTTSEATTTEEVLIEAMDSFNDDSTTLLQRQTKVNTTEETNVPTSTGSDTVQCSAENLSTNNANEISIKLIFINDDQKVVTGSLKELLGDFKRRHFQIELEAQKLVRLIFKGRVLQPDSQTLERCGLYNNCVVHCLVHQPRPSPVQPQTSTLNNSSSMYFNPQYVISSVRNEWNLSRLLVSILTLMLCLAWYSRYHYAQLFTATTTIALYALTVIFTGSLLGNYFPDYDNIRNIE, from the exons ATGACTCTTATTGAGGGTGTCGGAGATGAAGTCAcagatttttttattgttatggtTGTACTATTGATAGGCTGGCTTGCCTGGTGTTCTACAAGTATTATAGATCAACCATTAGTACGCACAGTATTCATTTTACAACATGGAACACGCACACGCATTGCTGAGCTTCGATCAAATCATCAAAGTGTAACCTCTTTTAATCGTCCACCAAATTTGGAAATATCAGAAGAAGAATCTGCAGAACCAATTACAGATGATAACAGTGACAATGCACAAAGTTGCCCTGAACCATCTGTTGCAG ATACAAATGGAGAAGTTTCTCCAGAAACACATACAACATCTGAGGCAACTACTACGGAAGAAGTACTTATTGAAGCTATGGACTCTTTTAATGATGATAGTACAACATTATTACAAAGACAAACTAAAGTAAACACAACAGAAGAAACGAATGTACCAACATCAACAGGTTCTGATACTGTACAATGTTCAGCTGAAAATCTTTCAACGaataatgcaaatgaaattagcATAAAActcatatttataaatgatgatcaaaaAGTAGTTACCGGTAGTCTCAAAGAACTGCTTGGGGACTTCAAAAG GAGGCATTTTCAAATAGAACTTGAAGCACAGAAATTGGTGCGGTTAATTTTTAAAGGTCGAGTATTGCAGCCTGACAGTCAAACATTGGAACGATGTGGATTGTATAACAATTGTGTTGTTCACTGTCTAGTGCACCAACCTCGACCTAGCCCTGTACAACCTCAAACATCAactttgaataattcatcgtcTATGTATTTTAATCCTCAGTACGTAATTAGTTCAGTACGCAACGAGTGGAATTTGAGTAGACTGTTAGTGAGCATTTTAACACTTATGTTATGTTTAGCTTGGTATTCTAGATATCACTATGCTCAACTTTTCACTGCAACTACTACGATTGCATTATATGCGCTTACTGTAATTTTCACAGGCTCATTGTTAGGTAATTATTTTCCTGATTATGACAATatcagaaatattgaataa